In the Lascolabacillus massiliensis genome, one interval contains:
- a CDS encoding sodium:solute symporter produces MKSAYILIVIVVYFGVLMLISYLTSRKGSGNDEFFRANKSSKWYVVAIAMIGTSISGVTFVSVPGMVRNLDMTYMQMVLGFFFGYLVIAYVLLPLYYRLNLTTIYGYLDQRYGPKSYKTGAWFFLISKIVGAAARLYLVAFILQRLVFDAWGVPFVVTVIGIIMIIWLYSHKSGIKTIIWTDWLQTILFITALILIVWQVNKSMNIDFRGMVTIISGSPHSRIFVFDDWTSTQNFFKQFFSGMFITIVMTGLDQDQMQKNLTIRTLKDAQKNVVSYGFAFAPINFLFLSLGVLLLIYAEQNGIVLPAISDEILPVISSQYLGPVVLGIFVVGIVAAAFSSADSALTALTTSFCVDILNMNAVSLNKEQEKKDVRTRRIAHVTISAVFVLIILLIEAIGSDSIINAIYKLASYTYGPLLGLYFFGLYTKVKPTDKFVPYVAISAPVLCFIIEVVILKIFNYRVGYELLLLNGLITGVGLYAVSLRNNKRLV; encoded by the coding sequence ATGAAGTCAGCATATATTTTAATAGTCATTGTAGTATATTTTGGGGTACTGATGTTGATATCATATCTCACAAGTCGTAAAGGCTCTGGAAATGATGAGTTTTTTCGCGCAAACAAATCTTCAAAATGGTATGTTGTAGCCATAGCAATGATAGGGACATCAATCTCAGGAGTTACATTCGTTTCAGTCCCCGGGATGGTGCGAAATCTTGATATGACATATATGCAGATGGTATTGGGCTTTTTCTTTGGGTACCTTGTAATTGCATATGTTCTGTTACCTCTATACTACAGGTTGAATCTGACTACAATATATGGATATCTTGATCAAAGATATGGACCCAAGTCATACAAGACAGGGGCCTGGTTCTTTCTTATTTCTAAAATTGTAGGTGCAGCTGCAAGGCTGTATTTAGTTGCGTTTATTTTGCAGCGACTTGTTTTTGATGCATGGGGAGTACCGTTTGTAGTTACGGTTATTGGTATAATAATGATTATTTGGTTATATAGTCATAAGAGTGGAATAAAGACAATTATTTGGACTGACTGGTTGCAGACTATTCTTTTTATTACTGCACTGATACTTATCGTATGGCAGGTGAATAAGAGTATGAATATTGATTTTAGAGGAATGGTAACAATTATCAGCGGAAGTCCTCATTCAAGGATATTTGTATTTGATGACTGGACAAGTACTCAGAATTTCTTTAAACAGTTTTTTAGCGGAATGTTTATTACTATTGTGATGACAGGACTTGATCAGGATCAGATGCAGAAGAACCTTACAATACGTACATTGAAGGATGCTCAAAAGAATGTTGTTTCATATGGATTCGCTTTTGCACCAATCAACTTCCTTTTCCTAAGTCTTGGTGTATTATTACTGATTTATGCTGAGCAAAATGGTATTGTTTTGCCAGCAATCTCTGATGAAATTCTACCAGTAATCTCAAGTCAGTATTTAGGACCTGTAGTACTTGGAATATTTGTGGTAGGTATAGTTGCAGCAGCTTTCTCAAGTGCAGACTCAGCACTTACTGCTCTTACAACCTCTTTTTGCGTTGATATTTTAAATATGAATGCAGTTTCACTAAATAAAGAGCAGGAGAAAAAAGATGTAAGAACACGCCGAATTGCACATGTAACAATAAGTGCTGTTTTTGTATTAATTATTCTACTGATAGAAGCTATTGGTTCTGATAGTATTATTAATGCAATATATAAGCTGGCATCATATACGTATGGACCATTACTTGGTTTATATTTCTTTGGACTTTATACAAAAGTAAAACCTACTGATAAATTTGTTCCATATGTTGCAATTTCAGCACCTGTACTCTGTTTTATAATAGAAGTAGTTATATTGAAGATTTTCAACTATCGTGTTGGATATGAGCTTTTACTTCTAAATGGATTGATAACTGGTGTCGGTCTTTATGCTGTATCTTTAAGAAATAATAAACGATTAGTTTAA
- a CDS encoding HAD family hydrolase: MTEVVKPDSLILDMDGTLWDNVNTYAKAWTAGFEKCGYKKTVTRDDIIGLMGKEARVMLNTIIPEWTEDMHNKLFDAVIDAYQDLVPVMEPLVYDGVLEGLEQLSKEYKLFLLSNCEKDGLVNFMNHTNTGHLITDYMEHGMNLKPKHHNMQLLVDKHDLKSPVYVGDTDSDSVESSKAGVPFVYMTYGFGKTDNYSIKFDTFNELVEYYYNLANNHK; encoded by the coding sequence ATGACAGAAGTGGTAAAACCGGATAGTTTAATTTTAGATATGGATGGCACTCTTTGGGATAATGTAAATACGTATGCTAAAGCATGGACTGCAGGATTCGAAAAGTGTGGATATAAAAAAACGGTTACAAGAGATGATATAATAGGCTTGATGGGTAAAGAGGCCAGAGTTATGCTAAATACTATTATTCCTGAATGGACTGAGGATATGCATAACAAATTATTTGATGCCGTAATTGATGCTTACCAGGATTTGGTACCGGTAATGGAACCACTTGTTTATGATGGTGTACTGGAAGGTCTGGAGCAGCTTTCAAAGGAATATAAACTGTTTCTCTTGAGTAACTGTGAAAAAGATGGTTTGGTGAATTTTATGAATCACACTAATACTGGTCATCTTATTACTGATTACATGGAGCATGGAATGAATCTGAAACCTAAACATCACAATATGCAACTGCTTGTTGATAAACACGATCTTAAATCACCAGTTTATGTTGGTGATACTGACTCAGATAGTGTTGAATCATCTAAAGCAGGAGTACCTTTTGTTTACATGACATATGGGTTTGGTAAGACAGATAATTACTCAATAAAATTTGATACATTCAATGAGCTGGTAGAATATTATTATAACCTTGCTAATAATCATAAATAA